The following coding sequences are from one Arthrobacter sp. PvP023 window:
- a CDS encoding DUF3040 domain-containing protein has translation MMPLSEHEKDILRQMEQSLHEDDPQFAARMEGQSWSLMRRMVLGALCVVCGFLAVIAGAALQIVYLGVVGFAAMVAGGYYASLGISPSRLPFGRPSLGLPGQSQHI, from the coding sequence ATGATGCCGCTTTCTGAACATGAAAAGGACATCCTCAGGCAGATGGAGCAGTCGCTTCACGAGGACGATCCGCAATTCGCCGCGCGCATGGAGGGCCAGTCCTGGTCACTGATGCGACGAATGGTTCTTGGTGCCCTGTGCGTGGTCTGCGGATTCCTTGCGGTGATCGCCGGCGCCGCCTTGCAGATTGTCTACCTGGGCGTCGTCGGGTTCGCCGCGATGGTGGCCGGCGGCTATTACGCGTCCCTGGGCATCAGCCCGAGCAGGCTTCCCTTCGGCCGGCCGAGCCTTGGTTTGCCGGGCCAGTCGCAGCACATTTGA
- a CDS encoding NAD(P)-dependent oxidoreductase, with product MRVAVTGGSGKLGRSVVRRLTEDGHDVLNLDRTGTRGRGFTEVDLRNYGQVLDVILGLDDRHEGFDAIVHLGAIPAPGHAPDAATFENNMLATYNVFQAARRAGIKKVVYASSETVLGLPFEVDPPYIPVDEEYPARPESTYSLVKHLEEQMAIQLTRWDPELSITGLRFSNVMDPEDYEAFPSFDSDATLRKWNLWGYIDGRDGAQAVARALENGKPGFEAFIVANEDTVMSRSSASLAAEVFPGVKVVKELGEHETMLSIDKAKRLLGFAPEHTWRTYHSNRTTPTED from the coding sequence ATGAGAGTTGCTGTAACCGGAGGAAGCGGAAAACTGGGCAGGAGCGTGGTTCGCAGGCTGACCGAGGACGGCCACGACGTTCTCAACCTGGACCGCACCGGCACCCGGGGCCGCGGCTTCACCGAGGTTGACCTGCGCAATTACGGGCAGGTCCTGGACGTCATCCTCGGCCTCGACGACCGCCACGAGGGCTTCGACGCGATCGTGCACCTGGGGGCCATTCCGGCTCCGGGCCACGCGCCGGACGCGGCCACGTTCGAGAACAACATGCTCGCCACCTACAACGTCTTCCAGGCCGCACGCCGGGCCGGAATCAAGAAGGTGGTGTACGCCTCCAGCGAGACGGTGCTGGGACTGCCGTTCGAGGTCGATCCTCCCTATATCCCGGTGGATGAGGAATACCCGGCCAGGCCCGAAAGCACCTACTCGCTGGTGAAGCACCTGGAGGAGCAGATGGCCATCCAGCTGACCCGCTGGGACCCGGAACTGAGCATCACCGGCCTGCGGTTCTCCAACGTGATGGACCCCGAGGACTATGAGGCGTTTCCCTCCTTCGACTCCGACGCCACGCTGCGGAAGTGGAACCTCTGGGGGTACATCGACGGCCGTGACGGCGCGCAGGCCGTGGCCCGCGCGTTGGAAAACGGCAAGCCCGGATTCGAAGCGTTCATCGTCGCCAACGAAGACACCGTCATGAGCCGATCCAGCGCCAGCCTCGCAGCGGAAGTCTTTCCGGGCGTCAAGGTGGTCAAGGAGCTCGGCGAACACGAAACCATGCTTTCCATCGACAAAGCCAAGCGCCTCCTGGGGTTCGCTCCGGAGCACACGTGGCGGACGTATCACTCGAACCGCACCACGCCCACCGAGGATTGA
- a CDS encoding aldo/keto reductase, with translation MQYRTLGNSGAVVSNYALGTMTFGAEATEETSFAILDDYFAAGGNFIDTADVYSQGVSEQIIGRWLAARPDVRDRAVLATKGRFPMGQAPNDLGTSRRHLTRALDDSLRRLGVEQIDLYQMHAWDPITPLEETLRFLHDSVSSGKIAYYGFSNFLGWQLTKAVHLAKAHGWSAPVTLQPQYSLLVREIESEIVPASLDAGIGLLPWSPLGGGWLSGKYKRDEAPAGATRLGENPKRGMEAWQARNDDPRTWEVIGTVEKIAADHGVSASQVALAWLADRPAVTSVILGARTTEQLADNLAAADLELTEEETRRLTEASQPRVGVYPYGPMAQEQRNRKIEGGR, from the coding sequence ATGCAATACCGCACACTAGGCAACAGCGGCGCCGTCGTTTCCAATTACGCGCTGGGCACTATGACCTTTGGCGCCGAAGCCACCGAGGAAACGTCCTTCGCCATACTTGACGATTACTTCGCGGCGGGCGGCAATTTCATTGATACCGCCGACGTCTACAGCCAGGGTGTCTCTGAGCAGATCATCGGCCGCTGGCTGGCCGCCCGTCCCGATGTCAGGGACCGCGCCGTACTGGCCACCAAGGGACGCTTCCCCATGGGTCAGGCCCCGAACGACCTCGGAACCTCCCGCCGCCACCTCACCCGGGCGCTCGATGACTCGCTGCGCCGCCTCGGCGTCGAACAGATCGACCTGTACCAGATGCACGCGTGGGACCCCATCACGCCCCTGGAGGAGACGCTCCGCTTCCTGCATGATTCCGTCAGCAGCGGCAAGATCGCCTACTACGGGTTTTCCAACTTCCTGGGCTGGCAGCTGACCAAGGCGGTGCACCTGGCCAAGGCCCATGGCTGGAGTGCCCCCGTGACACTGCAGCCGCAATACAGCCTGCTGGTCCGGGAGATTGAATCAGAGATTGTTCCGGCCTCACTGGATGCGGGCATCGGGCTGCTGCCGTGGTCGCCCCTGGGCGGAGGCTGGCTCTCCGGCAAGTACAAGCGCGATGAGGCACCGGCCGGCGCCACGCGGCTGGGCGAGAACCCCAAGCGCGGCATGGAAGCCTGGCAGGCCCGCAACGACGATCCCCGCACGTGGGAGGTCATTGGAACCGTCGAAAAGATCGCGGCGGACCATGGCGTGAGTGCATCCCAGGTGGCATTGGCCTGGCTGGCCGACCGGCCGGCGGTGACGTCCGTGATCCTCGGCGCCCGCACCACGGAGCAGCTGGCGGACAACCTCGCCGCTGCGGACCTGGAGCTGACGGAGGAGGAAACCCGGCGGCTGACCGAGGCCAGCCAGCCACGGGTGGGCGTGTACCCGTACGGTCCCATGGCCCAGGAGCAGCGCAACCGCAAGATTGAAGGCGGCCGCTAG
- a CDS encoding alkaline phosphatase, whose protein sequence is MDNISRRSLLTAGLGAGLVVAVPGTAVAATSTVTGAGLRTDPFTLGIASGEPWPDGFVLWTRLALDPLAGDGLGGMPSRSVPVAWEVAEDAGMKRVVARGVEHALIDNAHSVHVELRGLKPGREYFYRFRSGQHISPVGRTLTSPALHETPAALAMSFASCAQYEHGYFTGYRRLAEDHPDLVLHLGDYVYEYRKESYVIGGGNPRDHVGPETVSLENYRQRHAQYKSDPDLQAAHAVAPWLVVWDDHEVDNNWADEIPENSDPAQLNDSAEHFRQRRTAAFKAYYENMPLRASSVPAGADMKIYRTVQWGQLANFHMMDTRQYRDDQLAGDGWKKNVQERLAADRTITGADQEQWLLDGFKNSTQRWDILGQQVFFAERDRNKAPDIDDVSMDGWDGYAASRRRITRGWTDARVRNAVVLTGDVHRNWANDIKVDYKDPASPVVGSELVCTSVTSTGNGSGSTTDPVMAWNPHLKFYNDNRGYVNTRITKESLQADFRVLDYVTAPGAPVSTKASFEIQDGIPGLRARA, encoded by the coding sequence ATGGATAACATTTCCCGCAGATCCCTTCTCACCGCCGGCCTCGGCGCCGGGCTTGTCGTTGCCGTTCCGGGCACAGCGGTTGCCGCCACATCAACAGTTACGGGTGCCGGCCTCCGTACCGACCCGTTCACTCTTGGCATCGCCTCGGGCGAGCCCTGGCCGGACGGCTTCGTCCTCTGGACCCGCCTCGCGCTGGACCCCCTCGCCGGAGACGGCCTGGGAGGCATGCCGTCTCGCAGTGTCCCGGTCGCCTGGGAGGTGGCCGAGGATGCAGGCATGAAGCGTGTGGTGGCACGGGGCGTCGAGCATGCCCTGATCGACAACGCGCATTCAGTCCACGTTGAACTGCGCGGTTTGAAGCCTGGCCGGGAGTACTTCTACCGTTTCCGCAGCGGCCAGCACATCAGCCCGGTGGGACGGACCCTCACCAGTCCCGCCCTGCACGAGACACCGGCGGCCCTGGCAATGTCCTTCGCCAGTTGTGCCCAGTACGAGCACGGCTATTTCACGGGGTACCGGCGGCTGGCGGAGGACCACCCTGACCTCGTGCTTCACCTCGGCGACTACGTGTACGAGTACCGCAAGGAGTCCTATGTGATTGGCGGCGGCAACCCGCGCGACCACGTCGGCCCTGAGACGGTCAGCCTGGAGAACTACCGGCAGCGACACGCACAGTACAAGTCTGATCCGGACCTTCAGGCCGCGCACGCCGTTGCTCCTTGGCTTGTGGTCTGGGATGACCACGAGGTGGATAACAACTGGGCGGATGAGATCCCGGAAAATTCAGATCCGGCACAGCTCAATGACTCCGCGGAGCACTTCCGCCAGCGCCGCACCGCGGCCTTCAAGGCCTATTACGAGAACATGCCCTTGCGCGCGTCCTCGGTCCCGGCTGGTGCCGACATGAAAATCTACCGGACAGTGCAGTGGGGCCAGCTGGCCAACTTCCACATGATGGATACACGCCAATACCGCGACGACCAGCTGGCTGGCGACGGCTGGAAGAAGAACGTGCAGGAACGGCTGGCGGCGGACCGCACCATCACAGGCGCCGACCAGGAGCAATGGCTGCTGGACGGCTTCAAAAACTCCACCCAGCGCTGGGACATCCTGGGCCAGCAGGTCTTCTTCGCCGAGCGGGACCGGAACAAGGCGCCGGACATCGACGACGTGTCCATGGACGGCTGGGACGGCTACGCCGCCTCCCGCCGCCGTATCACCCGGGGCTGGACAGACGCGAGGGTGCGCAACGCCGTGGTTCTCACGGGAGACGTCCACCGGAACTGGGCCAACGACATCAAGGTTGACTACAAGGATCCGGCGTCGCCTGTGGTGGGCTCCGAGCTGGTCTGCACTTCCGTCACGTCAACCGGCAACGGGTCCGGTTCCACGACGGATCCGGTGATGGCCTGGAACCCGCACCTGAAGTTCTACAACGACAACCGCGGCTACGTGAACACCCGCATCACGAAGGAATCGCTGCAGGCGGACTTCCGGGTGCTGGACTATGTGACCGCCCCGGGTGCGCCCGTTTCCACCAAGGCATCCTTCGAGATCCAGGACGGCATCCCGGGACTCAGGGCACGGGCCTGA
- a CDS encoding DNA alkylation repair protein produces the protein MGAMNELIDQAAVGRLVRVLADAAPGVSWSNTSSTGASLRNLSLRERTDHVSRGLLADFATARGPGDYSTAARVFRSALLDAGFTGWTLWPVTETAVTLALNSTRSADFEDCLHLLAELTPRLTGEFAIRRLLAADLDRALAVVLTWTAHPDQHVRRLASEGTRPYLPWAVRIPGLVQRPEATIPILDALYRDPHEYVRRSVANHLNDLARHSPEAVLTAAAAWTAAPDANTPWVVRHGLRTLVKKAHPGALALQGFAPASLSVTPPRLDRHTVALPADLAFEFEISNTGADPARLAVDYIVHYMKANGSQSEKVFKLAALTLNPGETRTVSKRHAFRQMTTRVHHPGSHALELQINGVRYAHTQFLVEV, from the coding sequence ATGGGTGCCATGAACGAACTGATTGACCAGGCTGCTGTCGGCCGGCTGGTCCGCGTCCTCGCGGATGCCGCTCCCGGCGTTTCCTGGTCCAACACCTCGAGTACCGGCGCTTCGCTGCGGAACCTGAGCCTGCGCGAACGGACCGATCATGTGAGCCGGGGCCTGCTCGCCGACTTTGCCACTGCCCGTGGCCCGGGTGACTACTCGACGGCGGCGCGCGTCTTCCGAAGCGCGCTCCTGGACGCCGGTTTTACCGGCTGGACGCTCTGGCCGGTCACGGAAACAGCAGTAACGCTGGCCCTGAATTCGACCCGGTCCGCGGATTTTGAGGACTGCCTCCATCTCCTGGCCGAACTGACTCCGCGGCTGACCGGGGAATTCGCCATCCGGCGGCTGCTGGCCGCCGACCTGGACCGCGCGCTGGCCGTCGTCCTGACCTGGACCGCCCACCCTGACCAGCATGTACGCCGCCTCGCCAGCGAAGGTACCCGCCCGTATCTCCCGTGGGCGGTCCGGATTCCCGGCCTGGTCCAGCGGCCAGAGGCCACGATTCCCATCCTGGACGCCCTGTACCGGGACCCGCACGAGTACGTCCGGCGGTCAGTGGCCAACCACCTCAATGACCTGGCACGCCATTCTCCCGAGGCGGTGCTGACCGCGGCTGCCGCCTGGACTGCCGCGCCGGACGCCAATACACCGTGGGTGGTCCGGCATGGACTCCGCACCCTCGTCAAGAAGGCCCACCCGGGCGCACTGGCCCTGCAGGGGTTCGCTCCCGCGTCCCTCTCCGTAACCCCGCCGAGGCTGGACCGGCACACCGTGGCCCTGCCGGCGGATCTCGCTTTCGAATTCGAGATCTCCAACACGGGTGCCGATCCGGCCAGGCTCGCCGTGGATTACATCGTGCACTATATGAAGGCAAACGGCTCGCAATCGGAGAAGGTCTTCAAACTGGCGGCCCTGACCCTGAATCCCGGCGAAACCCGGACGGTGTCCAAGCGCCATGCCTTCCGGCAGATGACCACCCGGGTGCACCACCCGGGAAGCCACGCCCTGGAGCTCCAGATTAACGGCGTCCGGTACGCCCACACGCAGTTCCTCGTCGAGGTCTGA
- a CDS encoding phosphatase PAP2 family protein, translated as MAEDRSRKSPHWWRVFHDKFVVEERYMSAASRKNLYRIAVILMIAGAVLFSLALTGVLGKDGLTFMDEPVRAWLVTQRSEPLTAAMIFLAIVFGPVALPIIVLVVTVAWGLAAKHAWRPLLLAGAMLTGVALAQIIGRSVGRQRPPLDLMLFGPDVTFSFPSGHVLGACDFLLVTTFLIFSRRQSTWPAVAAFALAVVGIFLASISRLYLGYHWVSDALASLFISFVVLGAVIALDTWRTARIPGEQITGELSKADTVES; from the coding sequence ATGGCTGAAGATCGATCACGGAAATCGCCCCACTGGTGGCGGGTCTTCCACGACAAATTCGTGGTCGAAGAGCGGTACATGAGCGCAGCCTCCCGAAAGAACCTTTACCGGATCGCCGTGATCCTGATGATTGCTGGCGCAGTGCTTTTCTCACTCGCCCTGACCGGGGTGCTGGGAAAAGACGGCCTTACCTTCATGGACGAGCCAGTCAGGGCGTGGCTTGTCACCCAGCGGTCGGAGCCGCTCACCGCCGCCATGATCTTCCTTGCGATCGTATTCGGACCCGTGGCGTTGCCGATCATCGTCCTGGTGGTCACCGTGGCCTGGGGCCTCGCCGCCAAGCACGCCTGGCGGCCCCTGCTGCTGGCCGGGGCCATGCTCACCGGAGTCGCGCTTGCCCAGATCATCGGTCGGTCTGTCGGACGGCAGCGGCCGCCGCTTGACCTCATGCTGTTCGGCCCGGACGTCACGTTCTCCTTCCCCTCCGGGCACGTGCTCGGTGCTTGCGACTTCCTGCTGGTCACCACGTTCCTGATCTTCTCGCGACGCCAAAGCACGTGGCCGGCGGTGGCCGCTTTCGCCCTGGCCGTCGTCGGTATCTTCCTCGCATCCATTAGCCGGCTCTACCTGGGCTATCACTGGGTCAGCGACGCCCTGGCCTCCCTGTTCATCTCCTTCGTGGTCCTGGGTGCCGTCATCGCCCTGGACACGTGGCGAACGGCGCGCATCCCGGGGGAACAGATCACCGGTGAATTGTCCAAGGCCGATACGGTGGAAAGCTAG
- a CDS encoding MerR family transcriptional regulator translates to MAERNAETGLYAISVVAHLVGTGQQNIRLYERKGLLTPDRTSGGTRQYSDADLAVLKRIGELLDEGLNLAGVAKVLELEAANAKLRIELKKARSRPRG, encoded by the coding sequence ATGGCCGAGCGCAATGCGGAGACAGGCCTCTACGCGATCTCCGTAGTGGCCCACCTGGTGGGAACGGGCCAGCAGAACATCAGGCTCTACGAACGGAAGGGCCTGCTCACTCCGGACCGCACCTCCGGGGGGACGCGGCAGTACAGTGATGCGGACCTCGCCGTGCTGAAACGCATCGGTGAACTGCTGGACGAGGGGCTCAACCTGGCAGGAGTGGCGAAGGTGCTGGAACTCGAGGCGGCCAATGCGAAGCTCAGGATCGAGCTAAAGAAGGCCCGCTCACGCCCGCGGGGGTGA
- a CDS encoding Hsp20/alpha crystallin family protein, protein MLMRTDPFRELDRLTQQVFGTAARPAAMPMDAWQEDGEFVVAFDLPGVDIDSVDLNIERNVLTVRAERRDQTQPNVELVVSERPRGVFSRQLILGETLDTDNVKASYDAGVLTLRIPVAEQAKPRKIEIETKHDKMHEIST, encoded by the coding sequence ATGTTGATGCGTACGGACCCGTTCCGTGAACTGGACAGGCTTACCCAGCAGGTGTTTGGAACCGCGGCCCGGCCTGCGGCCATGCCGATGGATGCCTGGCAGGAGGACGGGGAGTTCGTAGTCGCGTTCGATCTGCCGGGAGTCGACATCGACTCTGTGGACCTCAATATTGAGCGGAACGTACTGACTGTGCGGGCTGAACGGCGCGATCAAACTCAGCCCAACGTGGAACTGGTCGTTTCGGAGCGCCCCCGCGGCGTCTTCAGCCGGCAGTTGATCCTTGGCGAGACCCTGGACACGGACAACGTCAAGGCGAGCTACGACGCCGGTGTGTTGACTCTCCGTATCCCGGTTGCCGAACAGGCAAAGCCGCGCAAGATCGAAATCGAAACCAAGCACGACAAGATGCACGAGATCAGCACCTAG
- a CDS encoding J domain-containing protein has product MTNQLPDYYEVLNVARTATRQEISRAYRALMRLHHPDLEGRSAAAGPDSDGLDSASLDNNGLLGIMEAFSVLSDPTTRADYDRALSVSRPAGGGPREVPVRRTRTPQPPLLRVTPVLWERGPWPGTG; this is encoded by the coding sequence ATGACCAACCAGTTACCGGACTACTACGAGGTACTCAACGTGGCCAGGACGGCCACAAGGCAGGAGATTTCGCGTGCCTACCGGGCGCTGATGCGCCTCCACCATCCAGACCTCGAGGGCAGGTCCGCCGCCGCCGGCCCGGATAGCGACGGCCTGGACAGCGCCAGCCTCGACAACAACGGGCTGCTGGGCATCATGGAAGCCTTTTCGGTGCTCAGCGATCCCACAACGCGTGCTGACTACGACCGTGCACTGTCCGTCTCCCGCCCCGCCGGCGGAGGACCCCGTGAGGTGCCGGTCCGCCGGACACGCACTCCGCAGCCCCCGCTGCTGCGGGTCACACCAGTGCTTTGGGAGCGCGGCCCCTGGCCGGGCACCGGATAA
- a CDS encoding GH1 family beta-glucosidase: MKHSAKDLAARIPPSFTMGVATAAFQIEGALDEDGRGPSGWDVFARKPGAIVDDHSPVTACDHYHRMPEDVALMKELGVDSYRFSLSWSRIQPGGSGPVNPKGIDFYDRLLDQLLASGISPMVTLYHWDTPLPLDEAGGWLNRDTAYRLGEFASIAAAAFGDRVARWVTVNEPATVTTNGYALGLHAPGESQLLKALPTVHHQLLGHGLAMQALRAAKVPGEIGITNVYSPMVPASNNPLDKLSTALMDVFQNRLFADPVLLGKYPDVIRAATFFSSFNPSDEDMDLISKPLDFYGLNYYMPTRVAAGPGDGAVPPGMAEAMGDDLSGSAPGAPFHITEFPNAETTAYGWPIRPDYMPVALAEMAERYPELPPVFITEGGASFEDVVVRDKAGDRIIIPDERRLRYLAEHISSAVEATSPGGPAESIDLRGYYVWSLLDNFEWSAGYKQPFGLLHVDFESMARTPKASYYWLQELQDARKEAAAKAVGESAAGEPESVA; encoded by the coding sequence ATGAAGCACTCCGCCAAAGACCTGGCTGCCAGGATCCCGCCGTCCTTCACCATGGGCGTGGCCACAGCCGCCTTCCAGATTGAGGGCGCCCTGGACGAGGACGGCCGAGGGCCCTCCGGGTGGGACGTGTTTGCGCGGAAGCCCGGCGCCATAGTGGACGACCACAGCCCCGTCACAGCCTGCGACCACTACCACCGCATGCCTGAAGACGTTGCGCTGATGAAGGAACTGGGAGTGGATTCCTACCGGTTCTCGCTGTCCTGGTCACGCATCCAGCCCGGCGGCAGCGGGCCGGTCAATCCGAAGGGCATCGACTTCTACGACCGGCTGCTGGACCAGCTGCTGGCCAGCGGCATCTCGCCGATGGTGACGCTCTACCACTGGGACACACCGCTTCCGCTCGACGAGGCCGGCGGCTGGTTGAACCGGGACACGGCGTACCGCCTCGGCGAGTTTGCCTCCATTGCGGCAGCGGCCTTTGGCGACCGCGTGGCCCGCTGGGTCACCGTTAATGAGCCTGCCACCGTGACCACCAACGGCTACGCCCTGGGACTCCACGCGCCGGGCGAATCGCAGTTGCTGAAAGCGCTCCCCACGGTGCACCACCAGCTTCTCGGCCACGGCCTGGCCATGCAGGCATTGCGCGCAGCCAAGGTCCCCGGCGAAATAGGCATCACCAATGTCTACTCGCCCATGGTTCCGGCCTCGAACAACCCGCTGGACAAACTGAGCACCGCGCTAATGGACGTTTTCCAGAACAGGCTCTTCGCGGATCCGGTGCTCCTCGGAAAGTACCCGGACGTCATCCGGGCTGCCACGTTCTTCAGCTCGTTCAACCCCTCCGACGAGGACATGGACCTGATCTCAAAGCCGTTGGACTTCTACGGGCTCAACTACTACATGCCCACGCGGGTCGCGGCCGGTCCGGGCGACGGCGCCGTTCCCCCGGGGATGGCCGAGGCCATGGGCGATGACCTCAGCGGAAGCGCTCCCGGCGCACCCTTCCACATCACTGAATTTCCAAACGCCGAGACCACGGCGTACGGCTGGCCGATCAGGCCCGACTACATGCCCGTGGCCCTCGCCGAGATGGCGGAACGCTACCCGGAGCTGCCGCCTGTGTTCATCACCGAAGGCGGAGCAAGCTTTGAGGATGTGGTGGTCCGGGACAAGGCCGGGGACAGGATCATCATTCCGGACGAGCGCCGCCTGCGCTATCTTGCCGAGCACATCTCCAGCGCGGTGGAGGCCACCAGCCCGGGGGGACCCGCGGAATCCATCGACCTGCGCGGCTACTACGTATGGTCCCTGCTCGACAACTTCGAGTGGTCCGCGGGCTATAAGCAGCCCTTCGGACTCCTGCATGTTGACTTCGAGTCGATGGCCAGAACGCCCAAGGCGTCATACTACTGGCTGCAGGAACTGCAGGATGCCCGCAAGGAAGCCGCAGCCAAGGCGGTTGGCGAGAGTGCTGCCGGTGAACCGGAGTCCGTAGCCTGA
- a CDS encoding App1 family protein, which produces MELASQESSVSGNHAFRAAHKVSDTVNSARIKLARRWNFIPQTVAYQGYGSTSWVRVLGRVVLTTKPKPGSRAEHAAKNGNQNIRGWRAFTSVPLQFTEVDIEIEGVTTRVKADRGGLVDTVVDVALSPGWHTATLRAEGTEAVQANIIVIGPDTKFGIVSDIDDTVMVTALPRPFLALWNTFVLSERARMATPGMPVLMDRLVVEHPDAPVIYLSTGPWNAAPTLARFLTRNMYPAGPLLLTDWGLTQDRWFRSGQEHKNGNLDRLAKEFPDMRWLLIGDNGQHDEQIYSRFARDHGDRVAAIAIRQLSVGESVLAGGHSENGDHTGSTVPWIYSPDGAGITKGLADLKIV; this is translated from the coding sequence ATGGAATTGGCGTCGCAGGAATCATCGGTGTCCGGAAATCATGCCTTTCGGGCGGCTCACAAGGTCTCGGACACGGTCAATAGCGCCCGCATCAAGCTGGCCCGGCGCTGGAATTTCATTCCGCAGACAGTCGCTTACCAGGGGTACGGCTCCACATCGTGGGTGCGGGTCCTTGGCCGGGTGGTTCTGACCACCAAACCGAAGCCGGGCAGCCGCGCCGAGCACGCCGCGAAGAACGGCAACCAGAACATCCGCGGCTGGCGGGCGTTCACCAGCGTGCCCCTGCAGTTCACCGAGGTGGACATCGAAATCGAGGGTGTGACCACCCGCGTCAAGGCGGACCGCGGCGGCCTCGTGGACACCGTGGTGGACGTCGCCCTCTCTCCCGGCTGGCACACAGCCACGCTCCGGGCCGAAGGAACCGAGGCTGTCCAGGCCAACATCATTGTGATCGGCCCCGACACGAAGTTCGGCATCGTGTCCGACATCGACGACACCGTGATGGTCACGGCGCTGCCCCGGCCGTTCTTGGCCCTGTGGAACACCTTCGTGCTGAGTGAGCGGGCCCGGATGGCCACGCCCGGCATGCCGGTCCTCATGGACCGGCTGGTGGTGGAGCACCCCGATGCGCCGGTGATCTACCTGTCCACGGGACCGTGGAATGCCGCACCTACACTGGCACGGTTCCTGACCCGCAACATGTACCCGGCCGGTCCCCTCCTCCTGACGGACTGGGGGCTGACCCAGGACCGCTGGTTCCGGAGCGGCCAGGAGCACAAGAACGGGAACCTGGACCGGCTTGCCAAGGAATTCCCCGACATGCGGTGGCTGCTTATCGGCGACAACGGCCAGCACGACGAACAGATTTATTCGAGGTTCGCCCGGGACCACGGCGACCGCGTGGCCGCCATCGCCATCCGCCAGCTCTCAGTGGGCGAATCAGTGCTGGCTGGCGGCCACTCGGAGAACGGCGACCACACCGGCTCCACCGTCCCGTGGATCTACTCCCCCGACGGCGCGGGCATCACCAAGGGCCTCGCCGACCTCAAGATCGTCTGA
- a CDS encoding DUF72 domain-containing protein encodes MGIHIGTSGWSYDHWENVLYPPGLPARDRLAHYAARFGTVELNASFYRWPREASFASWRRRLPEGFMMSVKAPRGLTHAKKLYAPEVWVERIIRCWHELGDKRAVLLVQLPPGFARDDARLDYFLAALPWWVRVAVEFRHPSWDHPEVYALLERHEAAYCIMSGANLPCILRATAPFVYVRLHGPDHDYLYGGSYSDEDLRWWADRIREWQGQGKDVFVYFNNDGGGNAVRNADTLRWLLGDG; translated from the coding sequence ATGGGGATCCACATCGGAACGTCCGGCTGGAGCTATGACCACTGGGAGAACGTGCTCTACCCGCCGGGACTTCCGGCGCGCGACCGGCTGGCCCACTATGCGGCCCGGTTCGGCACGGTGGAGCTGAATGCGAGTTTCTACCGCTGGCCGCGGGAAGCATCCTTCGCCAGCTGGCGCCGGCGCCTTCCCGAAGGCTTCATGATGTCCGTCAAGGCACCACGCGGACTGACCCACGCGAAGAAGCTCTACGCGCCCGAGGTCTGGGTGGAACGGATCATCAGGTGCTGGCATGAGCTCGGTGACAAGCGGGCGGTCCTGCTGGTCCAGCTCCCGCCGGGGTTCGCCCGCGACGACGCCCGGCTCGACTACTTCCTCGCGGCCCTGCCGTGGTGGGTGCGGGTGGCGGTGGAATTCCGCCACCCCAGCTGGGACCATCCCGAGGTGTATGCCCTGCTGGAACGCCACGAGGCCGCCTATTGCATCATGAGCGGGGCCAACCTGCCCTGCATCCTGCGGGCCACGGCGCCGTTCGTATACGTCCGGCTGCACGGGCCGGACCATGACTATCTCTATGGGGGATCGTATTCCGACGAGGACCTTCGATGGTGGGCCGACCGCATCCGGGAGTGGCAGGGCCAGGGCAAGGACGTGTTCGTCTATTTCAATAACGACGGCGGCGGCAACGCCGTGCGGAACGCCGACACCCTGCGGTGGCTGCTGGGGGACGGCTGA